One genomic region from Pseudochaenichthys georgianus chromosome 15, fPseGeo1.2, whole genome shotgun sequence encodes:
- the LOC139435226 gene encoding uncharacterized protein gives MTQQMATLMQLQRSRADPAPWKRPQSRLSEKSGGIQNLRMNYMKRLWKHRAEWRHMEEGKMAKTVKTLCFLGRGALVQALVISRLDYCNSLLAGLPACAIRPLQLIQNAAARLVFNLPKFSHTTPLLRCLQWLPITARIHFKTMVLAYHAANGSGPSYIQDMVKLYTPARALRSASTKRLAAPSLRRGPKFPSAKRRGFAILAPKWWNELPIEIRTAESLHIFRSRLKTHLFRLHLER, from the exons ATGACGCAGCAGATGGCCACGCTGATGCAACTACAGCGGTCCCGGGCAGATCCCGCTCCGTGGAAGAGGCCGCAGTCCCGGCTCTCTGAGAAGAGCGGAGGGATCCAGAACCTCAGGATGAATTATATGAAACGTCTCTGGAAACACCGGGCGGAGTGGAGACACATGGAGGAGGGCAAAATGGCCAAAACGGTTAAGACACTGTGCTTCCTGGGGAGAGGG gctctggtccaggctctcgtcatctcacgcctagactactgcaactccctcctggctggtctacctgcatgtgccatccgacctctgcagctcatccagaatgcagcggctcgcctggtcttcaaccttcctaaattctcccacaccacgccgctcctccgctgccttcaatggcttccgataactgctagaatccacttcaagacaatggtacttgcgtaccatgctgcgaatggatctggcccttcctacatccaggacatggttaaactgtacaccccagcacgtgcactccgctctgcatcaaccaaacggctcgctgcaccatcgctgcgaaggggacccaagttcccatcagcaaaaagacgtgggtttgctatcctggctccaaaatggtggaatgagctccccattgaaatcaggacagcagaaagcttacacatcttccggagcagactgaaaactcatctctttcgactccaccttgagcgatag